TACCCATGGTTCTCCTGTAAACGTTTCTGGTAAATGGTTTGAAGTGTGCCAGTATGGCGTAAGCAAGGAAACCGAACGCTTAGACTATGACAAAATCAGAGCATTAGCATTAAAAGAACGTCCCAAATTAATTATTTGTGGTTATTCTGCTTATCCTCGCATTATTGATTTTGCCAAATTCCGTGAAATTGCTGACGAAGTAGGCGCATACTTACTCGCAGACATCGCCCATATTGCTGGTTTGGTGGCTAGTGGACATCATCCCAATCCTGTGCCTTATTGTGATGTGGTAACTACTACTACCCATAAAACCCTCAGAGGCCCCCGTGGTGGCTTAATTTTGACCCGTGATGCGGAATTAGGTAAAAAACTTAATAAGGCGGTATTCCCCGGTACTCAGGGCGGCCCGTTAGAACACGTCATCGCTGGAAAAGCAGTGGCTTTTGGTGAGGCGTTGAAACCTGAGTTCAAAACCTATTGTGGACAGGTGATTGCCAACTCTCAGGCTTTGGGTTCTCAGTTGGTAAACAGAGGTTTTAAGTTGGTGTCTGGTGGTAGTGATAATCATTTGAATTTGGTTGATTTACGTTCTATTGGTATGACTGGTAAGGTGGCTGATAAGTTATTGGGTGAAACCAGCATCACTGCTAACAAAAATACTGTGCCTTTTGATCCTGAGTCTCCTTTTGTTACTAGCGGTTTACGTTTGGGCTCTCCTGCTGAAACCACTAGGGGCTTGAAAGAGGCTGAGTTTACCGAGATTGCCAACATTATTGCCGATCGCCTCTTAAACCCAGAAGATGAAGGGGTTAGAACTGATTGTATTCGTCGTGTAGAGGCTCTGTGCGATCGTTTCCCTCTCTATCCTCACATTACCATCCCTGTTCCTGCTCTCGCTTAATTTAGAAGCAATAAAATACTATTTGATTGAGACAAGGAGACACAATTTCAGGCAAGGGGCTTAAGCCCCTTGTTATGAACCCTTGTTAAAAAACCAAGATTGTCAACAAAAAATATTGACCATGTTATTACAACCCCATCAAAGAGTAAAACTAGACGATACCGAAGATACACTATTCTATGCTTATCCTCGTTTTGTTACCCACGTTGACAATAACTTTATTTCTCAATTAACCAACCTTTACCGTCAAGAATTAAAACCTAATACAAAAATTCTTGACTTAATGAGTAGTTGGGTATCCCATCTCCCCCCAGAAATGAAATTTAGCCACATAGAAGGGCATGGCATGAATGAGGAAGAGTTGAAAAAGAATGAAAGGCTAGATCACTATTTTCTGCAAAACCTCAATAAGGATTTACAATTACCCCTAGAGGATAATGATTTTGATGCCGTGTTATGTACCGTATCGATCCAATATCTGCAATATCCCGAAGCCATATTTATGGAAATCGCCCGTATCCTCAAACCGGGTGGAGTGGCAATTTTTAGTTTTTCTAATCGGATGTTTTACCAAAAAGCCATCACCGCATGGCGTGATGCCACCGACAGACAAAGGATATTTTTAACCAAGTCTTATTTTCAGTCTGTGCCAGAGTTTGATAGCCCCGAAGTAATTGCTCAACAACCCGAAACTCCTAATTTTTTACAAATGCTTGGTATGGGTGCAAAGGATCCTTTTTATGCAGTATATGCAAGGAAGAAGTCATGCTGACAAGGGTAAATTTTGATTATGGATAACCAAAAAAATTATTGACGTTCAGTTTTCGTTACAATAACCATAGGTAAATCTTTATGTATCAATTAGGTAAAACAAAAAAATATGGCGAGTGGAAAAAATCCCGATAACAATAACCTATCTCAAAGAGAACTAGAAATTTTGGAGCTAGTGGCTACTGGTCTGACGAATAATGATATTGCGGACAAATTAGAAATTAGCAAAAGAACAGTAGATAATCATATTAGTAATATCTTAACCAAAACCAAAACCGATAACCGTGTGGAGTTAGTTCGGTGGGCATTACAATGGGGCAAAATATGTCTTGATGAGGTCAACTGTTGTACTCTTCCTGAATACTTATCATCAGAATAAATGACGGTTATTTGTTCTAAAATATTCACCATGAAAGATTGCTTTTTTAAAAGGTTTATTAGGCAATAAAAAAATTAGCAATTATTCTTTATATCTTAATTATTTATATCGATAATTAATTGTAAATAATATACATAATTAAACATTTAATTATCCATTTTTGATAGAGTAGGTTGTTCATTTTTTCACTAAGGTTCTAAATGGGATCCCAATTCACCTAACTTCCATAAAAAATACCTAAAGTAACAAGGCTGTTAACATCTAAAAAGTATGATAAGTATTGGTTATGACCTTAGATTTTATTGTTAACTATTTTTCTTTTTTTGAAGATTAAATTCATAATCTGAGTTACAATATTTTGTCTATGCAAAACTAACCATCAAAAAAATCTACAGGGTTAGTTCTTAAACTAAAGCAAACTATATTTAATTCTCAATAAACACCTAGAAAGCCGTGAAAATTATCTGTTCTCAAAGCGAACTAAAAAACAATCTATCCTTAGTTAGCCGTGCTGTGCCTGGTCGCCCTACCCATCCTATTTTAGCTAACGTTTTATTAGTAGCAGATAGTGAAAAAAATACCGTTACCCTTACAGGATTTGATCTTAGTTTAGGGATGCGTACCAGTTTTGCCGCAGAAGTAGAGCAAGAGGGTAATATTACTATCCCTGCTAAATTGTTTAATGATATAGTTACTCGTTTACCCGAAGGAGAAATTACCATTAGTTTTGACCCAGATGATCTTGATGATAATCCTTTAGTGGCGATCGAATCTATGTATGGTAAATTTCAATTAAGAGGAGTATCAGGGGAGGAGTTTCCCGAATTACCTACCGTAGAAAAAGAAGAAGCTCTCATGTTACCTGTAACCTCCCTGAGTGAGGGCTTAAAAGGTTCTTTATTTGCAGCTAGTAACGACGAAGCCAAACAGGTTTTAACTGGAATACATCTTACTCGTAATTTGGATACCCTTGAATTTGCTGCCACTGATGGACATCGTCTCGCAGTAGTTAAAACCACTGACGAGAAAGAAGCATCAGAAGATGGGGATGGCAATTCGGAAGATAATACTGATGATATTTCCATCAGTGAAGAACAAAACTTCACTATGACTATTCCCGCCCGTGCCTTGAGAGAGTTAGAAAAAATTTTGACCCTGGCAAAAGAGGAGGATAATGTCGCCCTGTATGTGGATGATGGGCAGGTGGTTTTTGAGTTAGGTTTACAAAATTTAACTAGCCGTAAACTCGATGGAGCTTATCCTAATTATAATCAATTAATTCCTACCGCATTCGATCGCACCATGGTAGTAGAAAGAAAAAGATTAATTGAGAGTTTAGAAAGGGTATCAGTATTACTAGACCAAAAAAATAATATGGTCAAATTTAGCATAGATGCAGATAATGGACAGTTATTTTTATCCGTAGAAGCTAATGAATTAGGTAATGCCAAAGAGAGTATTAGTGCCGAAATTACAGGAGATAATTTCGAGATTGGTTTTAATATTCGTTATCTGATGGATGGTTTAAAAGCCTTATCTTCCAATGACATCACCTTTCATTTTAATGGTCCCATTCAGCCAGTCATTGTAACACCCCTCAGCGGTTTACAAATGACATATTTAATTATGCCCGTCAAACTATAACCCATATATATACCAAGGGTTGATTTAATAACACTAATTATTTATACCTAATATTCTTTTGCAGGGATATATTTTTTGCAAAATATAGCCTAGACCTTCTGGCATACAAGCTAAAATAAAAGAATAATCTACAGAAAAATAACTGTAATAGCGGTTAATAATTATGATTAAATCACCCATGGACTCACTTCAACAACCCATAAATCAAGAACAATCACTAAAATCAGAAGGCTTCTTATTTCAATTATTGGGAGTTACTAATTTTTTAGAAAAAAATAACAACGTAGAAACAGGCTTAAAAGACTTAGCATATACCACAGCTAAAATTTTAGAATCTCAAAAATGCTCAATTATGCTTCTGCAAACCAGAGTTATAGATAGCCATGGAAGTAAGACACAAGAGCCTTATTTAAGAGTCTTTACCCATTATGGCAACTTACCCAAAGAAGCCTATGAACAAATTACCCAGTTAAATGATGGTATTGCTGGATATGTCGCTTCCACGGGAGAATGCCTATTGGTAAAAGATATTAATCAATCACCATTTGTGAAAGTTGCTCGAAAAAGAAGTGATGAATACAAAAGTTTAATTTCTGCACCTATTTTTATTGGTAATCAAGTTATCGGAGTTATCAATGTCAGTGAGCAACATAATCGTAAACCTTTTGATGAAAAAGATCTCGAAATTTTAAAAATATTTGCCCTTTTTATTGGTAAATCAATCCAAATTATTGAATTACAAAATATGTTACAGTCTCGATTTTTAGAGATTGCGGTATCAAAAGAAGTGGAAAAAAGAGGTAATAAAATATCTAATATTACCCCAGATCCTGCCCGTATTTCTCAAATTGTTGCCAAAGCAATTTTTAAAGAACTCGATAAAGGAGGTTTTGGTGCCAATCAAATTATTAATATTACAGGGGAAATTCTCGATTTATTAAGAGAAAAAATCCACCGAGATGATTATTTGTAATTTTCTAAAAATTTCTCTACTGTTTGATTAAATATTTCTGGTTCTACCAAGAAAGCCCAATGATTTCCTGGCACAGTTTTGATGATCAAATTAGGGAGATATTTTTCAAAGGGGCTAATTTGCCATGAACTTTTGTTTAAGCCTTTTTCGGGTTTTATAAAAAGAGTAGGAATGTTCAAAATTTCTGTTAGTCCTGCTTTTAACATTACATCGGTAAAAATTTCCTCTTTGGCTTGGGATGCAAATTTACTTGACCATTGTTGATGTTCGTTTTTATAAATACTATACTCAAATACTTGTTGCTGTAATTCTGACCAACCTTGGTACTGTTTAAGGGATTGGGCGGTGTGTTTTGCTGATTCGTAACTGTTGAATGTACCTGTCATTTTCAGAAAAGGTAAGACTTTATATAAAAGGGGAAATGTAATTTTACTCCAACTAGGAATTTTGTTGATATAAAAGGGATCAACAAGGATCATTGTTTGAAAATATGTAGGGTTTTTTGTTGCCCAAATAGGAACTAATTTGGCACTCCATGAATGGGCTATGACATGAAATTTATCCCACTTTAAATAATTAATTAATGCTTGAAGATCGTCGATTATATCATCATTAAAATATCCTGTTTTCGGTTTACTACTATTACCATGACCTCGTAAATCTGGGGCAATAATGTGATATTTTTTTTGGAGATGTTCTCCTAAACTTGACCATACTTGGCTATTATCTGCCATACCGTGCAATAAAAGCAGGGGGATTTTTCCTTGGTTCCATTCGAGGTAGGATATTTGGGTTTGGTGGTTTTTTTGAAAAGTTTTTCTAATGGTCATTCTTGCTCAATTTATGGTTGTGGATAAACTATTTTTTTGCAGTTAGATTGAACATTTTGGAGATGGTTCCGTCTTTATTGGTATCACTGAATTAATAACTGTTGATTTTATCATTTTACAAATCTTATTCAGTTTAATCTTTATAATTGTGGAGGCTTAAACACTATGTCTCGTCTATTTGTTAAACTTGCTTTTCCTCTTTCTGTCTTTCTATTTACTTTGATACCTTCATTGGGGGCGATCGCAGCGGAGCGAGTAGTAATACGTTATCATAACCATAGAATCCCCATCCGTGTCAGCGAATTATCAGAATTTAGCCGCACAGGCAGAATGTCCTTATCTCTCCAAGCCTATTTTAGAGTTTCAGGACAAGATCCTCAAAGAATGAGAACAGCTTTAAATCGTGAAGTACCAGTAAATGCTGTTACCCTTTCCCGTACCCTCAACAGCCCCCTTGGCTTGATGGTATTAAACCCCCTAGGGGAAGTGATAACCACCCCCTCTAACCGTGCCAATACCGAATCCCTACGGGGTGCTTTGGTGACTTCCGCCCTTAATGATAATCGGGTTAGTTTGATAGAAGTAATTGAAAATTACCCCACCGAAGAAGTACACATACATGGCGATCGCATCTTAGAAACCTATCAAACCATGGCAAGGATAATTAACCCTATACGCTTGTTTTAAATCTGAAGAGCCGATGGTTGATAAAATCACCGTTGATGATAGTATAAAATATTAATTACAAAAATCTGTTTAGTAAGGAAAATTTATAAATGGAAGCAACCATGTTACTAGCCCAACTACCAGAGGCTTATGCAATGTTCAAGCCCTTAGTAGATGTTTTACCCGTAATTCCCCTATTTTTCCTCTTGTTAGCCTTTGTATGGCAAGCGGCAGTAGGTTTCAGATAAATTGAATTGACAAAACGGAGGGCTTGGTAATCAAGCCCTGTAATGTTTTTGGATAAAAACAGCAAAATAAATCATTTATTTTTTAGGGATAATGATGAATTGCTGACCAAAAAATTGTAAACTAAAAAACGGTCAACCCGTCATAGTTGCATTTTACCTTGAAAAAATCAAGAAAAAATTAACAGGCGGACTAAAATAATAAAATAGATATTAAAGATGAACTCAGAAATATTTGAAAAAGTAAAAGAAATCGTAGTAGAACAATTAGATGTCGATGCTGCGGATGTCACCCCCGAAGCCAACTTCGCCAATGACTTAGACGCTGATTCTTTAGACGTTGTAGAATTAGTAATGGCATTAGAAGAAGCCTTCGAGATCGAAATTTCCGACGAAGAAGCCGAGAAAATTTTAACCGTTGGGGCTGCTGTAGAGCATATCGAAGCCAAAACCAAAGCAACCGCATAATCGTAACACCTCGGTAGAATTTCAGATAGGAGTATTAAGGTTAAGTGGCAGAATTAGCTCGAATTTTCTGTTACCTTAACTTCTCCATTTTTTTAAATAAAATTTTATTTTTACCAGTCTGCTCACTTCGGCGGATAATTTTGTTGTATATATAAAGAATTATGAGTAATCAACAACTAAAAAGAGTTGTCGTCACAGGATTAGGAGCTATTACTCCTATCGGTAATAACCTAGCAGAATATTGGCAAGGATTGACCGAAGGACGTAATGGTATTGGTTTAATTACCCACTTTGATACCACTGATCACGCTTGTAAAATTGCAGGGGAAGTAAAAGGATTTGATCCCCTTGGCTACATGGACAAAAAAGAGGCCAAACGCATGGCAAAATTTTCTCAATTTGCCGTTGCCACAAGTAAAATGGCCTTAGAAGATGCAGGTTTGGTCATCGATGATAGCAATGCCCACGATATTGGTATTGTCATTGGTACAGGGGTTGGCGGTTTAAAGGTAATGGAAGATCAGCAGGAAGTGTTACTTAGTAAAGGACCTGGTCGAGTTACTCCTTTTTTAGTACCTACGATGATCGCTAATATGGCAGCAGGTTTAACTGCTATCCATGTAGGTGCCAAAGGACCTAATTCTTGCCCCGTAACAGCCTGTGCGGCGGGTTCTAATGCCATTGGGGATGCTTTTCGTCTTGTGAGTTCTGGCTATGCCAAGGCGATGATTTGTGGAGGTACTGAGGCGGCTATTACTCCTTTGGCAATGGCGGGTTTTGCCTCGGCAAAAGCCATGTCTACTCGCAATGATAGTCCTGAGATTGCTAGTCGTCCTTTTGATAAGGATAGAGATGGTTTTGTGATGGGTGAGGGTTGCGGTATTCTCATCCTCGAAGAAAGGGAACAGGCTCTGGCAAGGGGTGCTAAAATCTATGCTGAAATGGTCGGTTATGGCATGACTTGTGATGCTTACCACATGACCGCCCCTGTGCCTGAAGGTTTGGGGGCTACAAGGGCGATCGAATTAGCCCTTAAGGATGGCGGAATTTCCCCCGATGAAATTACCTATATCAACGCCCACGGTACCAGTACCCCTGCCAATGACACCACAGAAACCAAGGCGATTAAAAATGCTCTGGGTGATAATGCCCGTAATGTTTTGGTTAGTTCCACTAAGTCCATGACAGGTCATCTTTTAGGTGGTTCTGGTGGTATTGAGGCTGTAGCAACGGCAATGGCGATCGCCCATGATCAAGTACCCCCCACCATCAACCTTACCAATCCAGATCCCGATTGTGACCTCGACTATATCGCCCACAACAGCCGTAAAGTACCTGTTGAGGTAGCCCTATCCAACTCCTTCGGTTTTGGTGGTCACAACGTTACCCTAGCCTTCCGTAAGCATCGATAATTAAGTAGGGTGGGCATTGCCCACCATTAGCTCTTATGCTCAAACAATCCCTAATCAGATATTTCAACGATCACAGGAGCATGATCACTAGGCTTAACTAACTTTCTAGGTTCAATGTCAATGCGACAATCCACCGCCCGAGGAAAAAGAGATGGACTTAGATAA
The sequence above is a segment of the Cyanobacterium stanieri PCC 7202 genome. Coding sequences within it:
- a CDS encoding serine hydroxymethyltransferase (PFAM: Serine hydroxymethyltransferase~COGs: COG0112 Glycine/serine hydroxymethyltransferase~InterPro IPR001085:IPR019798~KEGG: ana:alr4806 serine hydroxymethyltransferase~PFAM: glycine hydroxymethyltransferase~PRIAM: Glycine hydroxymethyltransferase~SPTR: Serine hydroxymethyltransferase) yields the protein MSQTNLNYLADTDPAIAEIIANELQRQRSHLELIASENFTSPAVMAAQGSVLTNKYAEGLPGKRYYGGCHFVDQAEDLAIERAKKLFGAEMANVQPHSGAQANFAVFLTLLNPGDKIMGMDLSHGGHLTHGSPVNVSGKWFEVCQYGVSKETERLDYDKIRALALKERPKLIICGYSAYPRIIDFAKFREIADEVGAYLLADIAHIAGLVASGHHPNPVPYCDVVTTTTHKTLRGPRGGLILTRDAELGKKLNKAVFPGTQGGPLEHVIAGKAVAFGEALKPEFKTYCGQVIANSQALGSQLVNRGFKLVSGGSDNHLNLVDLRSIGMTGKVADKLLGETSITANKNTVPFDPESPFVTSGLRLGSPAETTRGLKEAEFTEIANIIADRLLNPEDEGVRTDCIRRVEALCDRFPLYPHITIPVPALA
- a CDS encoding Methyltransferase type 11 (PFAM: Methyltransferase domain~InterPro IPR013216~KEGG: ana:all4690 hypothetical protein~PFAM: Methyltransferase type 11~SPTR: All4690 protein) — translated: MLLQPHQRVKLDDTEDTLFYAYPRFVTHVDNNFISQLTNLYRQELKPNTKILDLMSSWVSHLPPEMKFSHIEGHGMNEEELKKNERLDHYFLQNLNKDLQLPLEDNDFDAVLCTVSIQYLQYPEAIFMEIARILKPGGVAIFSFSNRMFYQKAITAWRDATDRQRIFLTKSYFQSVPEFDSPEVIAQQPETPNFLQMLGMGAKDPFYAVYARKKSC
- a CDS encoding transcriptional regulator, LuxR family (PFAM: Bacterial regulatory proteins, luxR family~COGs: COG2197 Response regulator containing a CheY-like receiver domain and an HTH DNA-binding domain~InterPro IPR000792~KEGG: cyc:PCC7424_3672 transcriptional regulator, LuxR family~PFAM: regulatory protein LuxR~SMART: regulatory protein LuxR~SPTR: Transcriptional regulator, LuxR family) is translated as MASGKNPDNNNLSQRELEILELVATGLTNNDIADKLEISKRTVDNHISNILTKTKTDNRVELVRWALQWGKICLDEVNCCTLPEYLSSE
- a CDS encoding DNA polymerase III, beta subunit (PFAM: DNA polymerase III beta subunit, C-terminal domain; DNA polymerase III beta subunit, N-terminal domain; DNA polymerase III beta subunit, central domain~TIGRFAM: DNA polymerase III, beta subunit~COGs: COG0592 DNA polymerase sliding clamp subunit (PCNA homolog)~InterPro IPR001001~KEGG: cyh:Cyan8802_1045 DNA polymerase III, beta subunit~PFAM: DNA polymerase III beta chain~PRIAM: DNA-directed DNA polymerase~SMART: DNA polymerase III beta chain~SPTR: DNA polymerase III, beta subunit;~TIGRFAM: DNA polymerase III, beta subunit) — protein: MKIICSQSELKNNLSLVSRAVPGRPTHPILANVLLVADSEKNTVTLTGFDLSLGMRTSFAAEVEQEGNITIPAKLFNDIVTRLPEGEITISFDPDDLDDNPLVAIESMYGKFQLRGVSGEEFPELPTVEKEEALMLPVTSLSEGLKGSLFAASNDEAKQVLTGIHLTRNLDTLEFAATDGHRLAVVKTTDEKEASEDGDGNSEDNTDDISISEEQNFTMTIPARALRELEKILTLAKEEDNVALYVDDGQVVFELGLQNLTSRKLDGAYPNYNQLIPTAFDRTMVVERKRLIESLERVSVLLDQKNNMVKFSIDADNGQLFLSVEANELGNAKESISAEITGDNFEIGFNIRYLMDGLKALSSNDITFHFNGPIQPVIVTPLSGLQMTYLIMPVKL
- a CDS encoding GAF domain protein (PFAM: GAF domain~InterPro IPR003018~KEGG: cyh:Cyan8802_1377 putative phytochrome sensor protein~PFAM: GAF domain protein~SMART: GAF domain protein~SPTR: Putative phytochrome sensor protein); amino-acid sequence: MDSLQQPINQEQSLKSEGFLFQLLGVTNFLEKNNNVETGLKDLAYTTAKILESQKCSIMLLQTRVIDSHGSKTQEPYLRVFTHYGNLPKEAYEQITQLNDGIAGYVASTGECLLVKDINQSPFVKVARKRSDEYKSLISAPIFIGNQVIGVINVSEQHNRKPFDEKDLEILKIFALFIGKSIQIIELQNMLQSRFLEIAVSKEVEKRGNKISNITPDPARISQIVAKAIFKELDKGGFGANQIINITGEILDLLREKIHRDDYL
- a CDS encoding alpha/beta hydrolase fold protein (COGs: COG0596 hydrolase or acyltransferase (alpha/beta hydrolase superfamily)~InterPro IPR000073~KEGG: cyh:Cyan8802_4035 alpha/beta hydrolase fold protein~PFAM: alpha/beta hydrolase fold~SPTR: Alpha/beta hydrolase fold protein); protein product: MTIRKTFQKNHQTQISYLEWNQGKIPLLLLHGMADNSQVWSSLGEHLQKKYHIIAPDLRGHGNSSKPKTGYFNDDIIDDLQALINYLKWDKFHVIAHSWSAKLVPIWATKNPTYFQTMILVDPFYINKIPSWSKITFPLLYKVLPFLKMTGTFNSYESAKHTAQSLKQYQGWSELQQQVFEYSIYKNEHQQWSSKFASQAKEEIFTDVMLKAGLTEILNIPTLFIKPEKGLNKSSWQISPFEKYLPNLIIKTVPGNHWAFLVEPEIFNQTVEKFLENYK
- a CDS encoding protein of unknown function DUF1400 (PFAM: Alpha/beta hydrolase of unknown function (DUF1400)~InterPro IPR010802~KEGG: cyt:cce_1419 hypothetical protein~PFAM: protein of unknown function DUF1400~SPTR: Putative uncharacterized protein), yielding MSRLFVKLAFPLSVFLFTLIPSLGAIAAERVVIRYHNHRIPIRVSELSEFSRTGRMSLSLQAYFRVSGQDPQRMRTALNREVPVNAVTLSRTLNSPLGLMVLNPLGEVITTPSNRANTESLRGALVTSALNDNRVSLIEVIENYPTEEVHIHGDRILETYQTMARIINPIRLF
- a CDS encoding photosystem II protein PsbK (PFAM: Photosystem II 4 kDa reaction centre component~InterPro IPR003687~KEGG: photosystem II protein PsbK~PFAM: photosystem II protein PsbK~SPTR: Photosystem II reaction center protein K) — encoded protein: MEATMLLAQLPEAYAMFKPLVDVLPVIPLFFLLLAFVWQAAVGFR
- a CDS encoding acyl carrier protein (PFAM: Phosphopantetheine attachment site~TIGRFAM: acyl carrier protein~InterPro IPR006163:IPR009081:IPR003231~KEGG: cyc:PCC7424_4067 acyl carrier protein~PFAM: phosphopantetheine-binding~SPTR: Acyl carrier protein;~TIGRFAM: acyl carrier protein), which gives rise to MNSEIFEKVKEIVVEQLDVDAADVTPEANFANDLDADSLDVVELVMALEEAFEIEISDEEAEKILTVGAAVEHIEAKTKATA
- a CDS encoding 3-oxoacyl-(acyl-carrier-protein) synthase II (PFAM: Beta-ketoacyl synthase, N-terminal domain; Beta-ketoacyl synthase, C-terminal domain~TIGRFAM: beta-ketoacyl-acyl-carrier-protein synthase II~COGs: COG0304 3-oxoacyl-(acyl-carrier-protein) synthase~InterPro IPR014030:IPR014031:IPR018201:IPR017568~KEGG: amr:AM1_5522 3-oxoacyl-(acyl carrier protein) synthase II~PFAM: Beta-ketoacyl synthase~SPTR: 3-oxoacyl-[acyl-carrier-protein] synthase I/II;~TIGRFAM: 3-oxoacyl-[acyl-carrier-protein] synthase 2), whose amino-acid sequence is MSNQQLKRVVVTGLGAITPIGNNLAEYWQGLTEGRNGIGLITHFDTTDHACKIAGEVKGFDPLGYMDKKEAKRMAKFSQFAVATSKMALEDAGLVIDDSNAHDIGIVIGTGVGGLKVMEDQQEVLLSKGPGRVTPFLVPTMIANMAAGLTAIHVGAKGPNSCPVTACAAGSNAIGDAFRLVSSGYAKAMICGGTEAAITPLAMAGFASAKAMSTRNDSPEIASRPFDKDRDGFVMGEGCGILILEEREQALARGAKIYAEMVGYGMTCDAYHMTAPVPEGLGATRAIELALKDGGISPDEITYINAHGTSTPANDTTETKAIKNALGDNARNVLVSSTKSMTGHLLGGSGGIEAVATAMAIAHDQVPPTINLTNPDPDCDLDYIAHNSRKVPVEVALSNSFGFGGHNVTLAFRKHR